In Bacteroidia bacterium, a genomic segment contains:
- a CDS encoding TIGR03364 family FAD-dependent oxidoreductase: MKQNPHFDLLVVGGGVLGTFHAYHALNLGLRVALVERNLVPIGATVRNFGQIVPSGMNLKWQNYGRQSLEVYHHLQAQTDISIRQNGSIYLASDAEELQLIEELHEINRANDYSSQLLTAQQCLAQYPSLKATYCKGGLFFPDEMSANPREMIRKVQAYLNTQPLFSHFPGTAISQIDHSGPGCIATDSRGNTYSAEKMVICSGSEFSLLYPELFAESDLEVVQLQMLRLAPQPSVQIPGNILTGLSIRRYESFADCPSWKAVKARETSDTFWKKWGVHILFKQEVDGSIILGDSHEYADVKERDSLDFDIKEEISRYFVEEGKKIFALDNWEIQTQWMGVYSQGKTHDIYQKTLDNKVFIVTGIGGKGMTASPGFSASHIQKIFSL, encoded by the coding sequence ATGAAACAAAATCCTCACTTTGACCTTTTGGTTGTCGGTGGTGGTGTCCTCGGGACGTTCCACGCATATCATGCCCTGAACCTCGGCCTTCGGGTAGCGCTGGTAGAACGAAACCTCGTTCCCATAGGTGCGACAGTGCGCAATTTTGGCCAAATCGTACCTTCCGGCATGAATCTCAAATGGCAAAACTACGGACGCCAAAGCCTTGAAGTCTATCACCACCTTCAGGCACAAACCGATATCAGCATTCGCCAAAACGGAAGTATTTATCTCGCCTCTGATGCTGAAGAACTTCAGCTGATCGAGGAACTTCACGAGATCAACCGGGCAAATGATTATTCTTCCCAACTCCTCACCGCTCAGCAATGTCTGGCCCAATACCCTTCGCTGAAGGCTACTTACTGCAAAGGCGGGCTGTTTTTTCCGGATGAGATGTCTGCCAATCCCCGCGAGATGATTCGCAAGGTACAGGCTTACCTCAATACCCAACCTTTGTTTAGCCATTTCCCGGGCACAGCCATTTCTCAAATCGACCACTCAGGACCCGGTTGTATCGCCACTGACAGTAGGGGAAATACCTATTCTGCAGAAAAAATGGTGATTTGTTCCGGCAGTGAATTCAGCCTTTTGTACCCCGAACTTTTTGCCGAAAGCGACCTGGAAGTCGTGCAGTTGCAAATGTTGCGTCTGGCCCCTCAGCCTTCGGTGCAAATTCCGGGAAATATCCTCACCGGCCTCTCTATACGGAGGTATGAAAGTTTTGCGGATTGTCCTTCGTGGAAAGCCGTCAAAGCCAGAGAAACCTCCGACACCTTCTGGAAAAAATGGGGCGTTCACATTCTGTTTAAGCAGGAGGTAGATGGCAGTATTATTTTGGGCGATTCGCATGAATATGCAGACGTGAAGGAAAGAGACTCGCTGGATTTTGATATTAAGGAAGAAATCAGCCGATATTTTGTGGAGGAAGGGAAGAAGATATTTGCCCTCGACAACTGGGAAATACAAACACAGTGGATGGGCGTGTACAGCCAGGGGAAAACGCATGATATTTACCAAAAAACACTTGATAATAAAGTATTTATCGTAACCGGTATCGGTGGAAAAGGCATGACAGCCAGCCCCGGATTTTCAGCATCTCACATTCAAAAAATCTTTTCATTATGA
- a CDS encoding phosphonatase-like hydrolase, giving the protein MIQMVVFDMAGTTVNEDNVVYKTLQAAVNAAGYEFTLDQVLAEGAGKEKLQAVRDILRSGGDFDESEAQEIYADFMIRLKAAYADLHVTPQDGAGEVFEALKARGIRVILNTGYNLETAQSLLKKLGWEEGKQIDGLVTASQVENSRPAPDMIFLARDRFGIKSAAEIVKVGDSIIDIEEGQSAGCGLNVGITTGAHTETQLLTAKPDHVIHHLAEILDLV; this is encoded by the coding sequence ATGATTCAAATGGTTGTTTTTGACATGGCCGGTACTACGGTCAATGAAGATAATGTCGTCTATAAAACCCTTCAGGCCGCGGTGAATGCTGCAGGTTATGAATTTACGCTGGACCAGGTGCTGGCCGAAGGTGCCGGAAAAGAAAAACTTCAGGCGGTACGTGATATCCTTCGCTCCGGAGGCGATTTTGACGAAAGCGAAGCACAGGAGATATATGCCGACTTTATGATCAGGCTGAAGGCCGCCTATGCAGACCTTCATGTAACACCGCAGGACGGTGCGGGGGAAGTATTTGAAGCGCTGAAAGCGCGCGGTATCCGTGTCATTCTGAATACTGGCTACAACCTCGAAACCGCGCAATCTCTGCTCAAAAAACTGGGATGGGAGGAAGGGAAGCAGATTGACGGATTGGTAACTGCCAGTCAGGTGGAAAACAGCCGCCCGGCACCAGACATGATTTTCCTCGCGCGCGACCGTTTCGGGATAAAAAGTGCTGCGGAGATTGTCAAAGTTGGTGACTCGATCATCGACATCGAAGAAGGGCAAAGCGCAGGCTGTGGACTGAATGTGGGCATTACCACTGGCGCCCATACAGAAACACAATTGCTAACAGCCAAACCTGACCATGTGATTCACCACCTGGCGGAGATTTTGGATTTGGTGTAA
- a CDS encoding FkbM family methyltransferase, with translation MNKIYRSFRFWLSARNSIGFIGFYKYFYSPAKGSLSWFLNQYSKDLAGDFTVIQIGANDGINNDPIHKFIKRDKWKGVLLEPQKDIFEKSLQKLYQRNKEIVTVNAALGESDGIAFLYKIAFCNSRWATGLASFDKQVLLEAFSSGYVKRKADEVNIPIPPNPEDQITAEEVMLICPETLMKKYRIEKIDLLQIDTEGFDYEVIKLFNIKKTQPVVIIYENIHLSETDRAACLQLLRDNGYSVVLKGANTLAMQNPPEKYRMFFN, from the coding sequence ATGAACAAAATCTACCGATCTTTCAGGTTCTGGTTAAGTGCGCGAAACAGTATAGGGTTTATTGGCTTCTACAAGTATTTTTATTCTCCTGCAAAAGGAAGTCTATCCTGGTTCCTGAATCAGTATTCCAAAGACTTGGCCGGAGATTTTACTGTTATTCAGATCGGGGCTAATGACGGAATCAATAATGACCCGATTCACAAATTTATTAAAAGAGACAAGTGGAAAGGAGTACTCTTAGAGCCGCAGAAAGACATTTTCGAGAAATCTCTTCAAAAATTGTATCAGCGGAATAAGGAGATCGTTACGGTAAATGCTGCCCTGGGAGAATCAGATGGTATTGCTTTTCTGTATAAAATTGCCTTTTGCAACAGCCGGTGGGCAACGGGGCTGGCCTCTTTTGATAAACAGGTTTTATTGGAAGCATTTTCCTCCGGATATGTAAAAAGAAAGGCGGATGAGGTGAATATTCCCATTCCCCCAAACCCGGAAGACCAGATCACAGCGGAAGAAGTAATGCTTATTTGTCCGGAGACCTTGATGAAAAAATACCGGATAGAAAAAATCGACCTGCTACAAATTGATACAGAAGGTTTTGACTACGAGGTGATTAAACTGTTTAATATAAAGAAAACACAACCGGTAGTGATTATCTATGAAAACATCCATCTTTCAGAAACTGACCGGGCGGCCTGTCTTCAACTTCTGCGGGACAATGGCTATTCAGTCGTTCTAAAGGGGGCCAATACCCTGGCTATGCAAAATCCTCCGGAGAAATACCGGATGTTCTTTAACTGA
- a CDS encoding NAD(P)-dependent oxidoreductase, whose protein sequence is MDVFFFEAFEEEEEALRHYLPASVNAGFTWKTIQEYGAATPPAPIISIRTQSALPLEWAGDLSAILSRSTGYDHLHAYQDATGSDLPCGFLPLYCHRAVAEHALMLMLALYRKLPQQTEQFKTFHRDGITGREIQAKTLLVVGVGNIGGQVVNIGHGMGMNVLCVDLEEKYPGENYVTVEEGLPQADIIVCAMNLTKVNRGYFTYDLLKKAKPGALFVNISRGELSPATNLLRLLDEGHLSGVGIDVYDQEKYLAIALRSGGTSDDPEVAAILEMAKRSNVICTPHNAFNSEEGVDRKSGQSIEQIVNFLEKGEFIWSAP, encoded by the coding sequence ATGGACGTATTTTTTTTCGAAGCCTTTGAAGAAGAGGAAGAAGCCTTGCGACACTACCTTCCCGCTTCTGTAAATGCAGGTTTTACCTGGAAAACTATTCAGGAATATGGCGCTGCAACCCCTCCGGCACCGATTATCAGCATCAGAACCCAGTCGGCGCTTCCCCTTGAATGGGCTGGAGATCTTTCTGCGATTCTATCGCGAAGTACGGGCTACGACCACCTTCACGCGTACCAGGATGCAACTGGCAGCGATCTTCCCTGTGGTTTTTTGCCGCTATATTGCCACCGGGCAGTAGCCGAACATGCGCTTATGCTCATGCTGGCCCTTTACCGCAAACTTCCACAACAGACAGAGCAGTTTAAAACCTTTCACCGCGACGGAATCACCGGGCGGGAAATCCAGGCGAAAACATTGCTGGTCGTCGGCGTAGGAAATATCGGCGGACAGGTAGTCAATATCGGGCACGGTATGGGCATGAATGTCCTCTGTGTGGATCTCGAGGAAAAATATCCGGGTGAAAACTATGTTACCGTAGAAGAAGGACTCCCACAAGCCGATATTATTGTCTGTGCGATGAATCTGACCAAAGTCAATCGCGGATATTTCACTTACGATTTACTCAAAAAAGCCAAACCGGGCGCACTGTTTGTCAACATTTCCCGGGGTGAACTTTCTCCCGCTACAAACCTTCTGCGGCTCCTCGATGAAGGACATCTAAGCGGCGTGGGCATCGATGTGTATGATCAGGAAAAATATCTCGCCATTGCGCTGAGAAGTGGCGGCACTAGCGACGATCCCGAAGTAGCAGCCATTCTCGAAATGGCCAAAAGATCCAATGTCATTTGCACCCCGCACAATGCTTTTAACTCGGAAGAAGGGGTAGATCGCAAATCGGGGCAGAGCATCGAGCAGATTGTAAATTTTCTGGAAAAAGGAGAATTTATCTGGTCAGCGCCATAA
- a CDS encoding deoxyribodipyrimidine photo-lyase, translating to MTSPAIAFWFRRDLRLEDNAGLWHALNDGRPVIPVFIFDREILDQLPQKDARVAFIHQQITFLQEKLAQMGSTMLVAYGTPESVWERWAVEYPLQAVFTNHDYEPYAQTRDAAIATQLAQKGIQFHTYKDQVIFEKKEVLTQASAPYTVFTPYSRKWRDGLNPDTLRVWETETVFNHFWKSETLPVPSLQQMGFQPTDIPFPDPVPDIQIISSYDKTRDFPGLKGTSRLGIHLRFGTISIRALVRTALKHNQTYLNELIWREFYMQILSNFPHVATGPFKPNYAAIPWRDAPEELERWKQGKTGYPLVDAGMRELNATGYMHNRVRMVVASFLSKHLLINWQEGEAYFAEKLLDFELSSNNGGWQWAAGCGTDAAPYFRIFNPESQLKKFDPQAKYVRKWVPEFGTPLYPKPIVEHTFARERCLTAYKSALGGG from the coding sequence ATGACATCACCTGCAATTGCATTTTGGTTCAGAAGAGACTTGCGGCTGGAAGATAATGCCGGGCTCTGGCATGCGTTAAATGATGGAAGACCTGTCATTCCGGTTTTTATCTTTGATAGGGAAATTCTCGATCAACTACCCCAAAAGGACGCGAGGGTAGCTTTTATCCATCAGCAAATTACTTTTTTGCAGGAAAAACTCGCCCAAATGGGCAGTACAATGCTGGTCGCCTATGGAACGCCGGAATCTGTATGGGAAAGGTGGGCGGTGGAATACCCCCTTCAGGCTGTTTTTACCAATCACGACTACGAACCCTACGCTCAGACGCGGGATGCCGCAATCGCAACCCAACTCGCGCAAAAAGGCATCCAATTTCATACATACAAAGACCAGGTAATTTTTGAGAAAAAGGAAGTCCTTACACAGGCTTCTGCTCCCTATACGGTTTTTACCCCATATTCCCGCAAATGGCGTGACGGGCTAAATCCCGACACCCTCCGGGTGTGGGAAACAGAAACGGTTTTCAACCATTTCTGGAAAAGTGAAACTTTACCTGTACCCAGTCTCCAGCAAATGGGCTTTCAGCCGACGGATATTCCTTTTCCCGATCCCGTACCCGATATCCAGATCATCAGCAGCTACGACAAAACCCGGGACTTCCCGGGGCTGAAAGGCACTTCCCGACTGGGTATTCACCTCCGGTTTGGTACGATCAGCATACGCGCACTGGTGCGAACGGCGCTCAAACACAACCAGACCTATCTCAATGAACTGATCTGGCGGGAGTTTTATATGCAGATTCTGTCTAATTTCCCTCATGTCGCAACGGGGCCGTTCAAACCTAATTATGCCGCGATTCCCTGGCGGGATGCTCCGGAAGAACTTGAACGGTGGAAACAAGGCAAAACTGGTTACCCGCTGGTAGATGCGGGTATGCGCGAACTGAATGCCACCGGTTATATGCACAACCGCGTGCGAATGGTGGTTGCGAGTTTTTTGAGCAAACACCTCCTGATCAACTGGCAGGAAGGAGAAGCTTATTTTGCAGAAAAACTCCTGGATTTTGAACTCTCCTCCAACAATGGCGGCTGGCAATGGGCAGCAGGATGCGGAACGGATGCCGCGCCTTATTTCCGGATATTCAACCCCGAATCCCAACTCAAAAAATTTGACCCTCAGGCGAAATATGTGCGAAAATGGGTTCCCGAATTTGGTACACCGCTTTACCCCAAACCAATAGTAGAACATACCTTTGCGAGAGAAAGATGTCTGACAGCTTATAAATCTGCACTTGGCGGAGGCTGA
- a CDS encoding valine--tRNA ligase: MNISAKYSPGDIEDKWYTAWMEAQIFKSVPDEREPYTIAIPPPNVTGILHMGHVLNNTIQDVLVRRKRMEGYNACWVPGTDHASIATEAKVVKLLADQGIAKTDLSREDFLRHAFAWKEKYGGIILQQLKKLGASCDWDRTSFTMDEEYSESVIQVFCDLFEKGYVYRGVRMVNWDPSAQTAVSDEEVIHRDTAGKLYHVRYPIEGAKGEFVTIATTRPETILGDTAIAIHPEDPRYSHLHGKRVLVPLVNRSIPIITDTYVDREFGTGCLKVTPAHDINDYEIGIRHNLPVIDALNPDGTISAAGELYVGKDRFFVRKQIAKDLEAAEFLVKTEEYRHSVGYSERTDAAIEPRLSMQWFLKMKDLSQPAYQAVTDGEVNLIPDKFVNTYKHWMENVRDWCLSRQLWWGHRIPAYYIQGTNQFVVAANETEALEKARAKTGNPQLSLSDLEQDPDVLDTWASSWLWPISIFNGLTRPGNPDISYYYPTNDLVTAPEILFFWVARMIIAGYEYTGKKPFTNVYLTGIVRDDKRRKMSKSLGNSPDPLDLIDQYGADGVRVGMLLSSPAGNDLLFKESLVEQGRNFANKVWNAYRLVNGWTTAPDAPTGQDTVAIRWMDSRLNETAAEIRDHFSRFRISDALMSVYKLVWDDFCNLFLEMIKPPQGEPVSETTYSHTVTLFEKCLQLLHPFMPFLTEEIWQGLRERTPGAFIAIDRLFTEIEPEKQLLKDMALIHNTITEVRAYWNDQRSKQSAEEEKQDLALYIKSDNQEVFQTYADILKKFLRTDTIVFVQEKPEGAGTLQLDTTEIYIPLPKLDVGAERAKILQDIEYFEGFLVKVNKNLLNERFVASAPANVIERERQKQADAEAKLSLLRERLVEIGN, from the coding sequence ATGAACATTTCTGCCAAGTATTCGCCCGGAGATATTGAAGACAAATGGTACACCGCATGGATGGAAGCACAGATTTTTAAATCTGTGCCCGATGAGCGCGAACCCTATACTATCGCAATCCCTCCTCCAAATGTCACCGGTATCCTTCATATGGGCCATGTACTAAACAATACCATTCAGGACGTACTGGTTAGACGTAAAAGGATGGAAGGATATAATGCGTGCTGGGTACCCGGAACTGACCATGCGTCTATTGCGACTGAAGCCAAAGTGGTGAAGCTGCTGGCAGATCAGGGAATTGCAAAAACGGATTTGTCCCGCGAAGACTTTCTTCGCCACGCCTTTGCCTGGAAAGAAAAATACGGCGGAATCATCCTCCAGCAACTCAAAAAACTGGGCGCAAGCTGCGACTGGGACCGCACCTCCTTTACCATGGATGAAGAATACTCCGAATCCGTGATCCAGGTTTTTTGCGACCTGTTTGAAAAGGGTTATGTGTATCGTGGCGTTCGTATGGTCAACTGGGACCCCTCCGCACAAACCGCCGTCTCCGACGAGGAAGTAATCCACCGCGATACGGCAGGAAAACTCTACCATGTCCGCTATCCGATTGAAGGCGCCAAAGGGGAATTTGTTACTATTGCTACTACTCGTCCGGAAACCATTCTCGGCGATACAGCCATTGCGATTCACCCCGAAGATCCCCGCTATTCTCATTTGCACGGCAAACGGGTACTCGTGCCGCTGGTCAATCGCTCCATCCCGATTATCACCGATACCTATGTTGACCGTGAATTTGGTACCGGATGCCTCAAAGTAACCCCCGCTCACGATATCAATGACTACGAAATCGGGATAAGGCATAATCTACCCGTCATAGATGCGCTCAACCCCGACGGTACAATCAGCGCTGCCGGAGAACTATATGTCGGAAAAGACCGTTTCTTTGTGCGTAAACAAATCGCCAAAGATCTGGAAGCAGCGGAATTCCTGGTAAAAACCGAAGAGTATCGCCACTCCGTAGGTTATTCGGAGCGCACAGATGCCGCCATCGAACCCCGCCTTTCCATGCAGTGGTTCCTGAAAATGAAAGACCTCTCCCAACCGGCATATCAGGCCGTAACTGACGGAGAAGTCAACCTCATCCCCGACAAATTTGTCAATACCTACAAACACTGGATGGAAAACGTCCGGGATTGGTGCCTCTCCCGGCAACTTTGGTGGGGCCACCGGATACCCGCCTATTACATCCAGGGTACGAATCAGTTTGTAGTTGCGGCAAATGAAACGGAGGCGCTCGAAAAAGCCCGTGCCAAAACCGGCAACCCACAACTTTCTCTCAGCGACCTCGAACAAGATCCCGACGTGCTTGACACCTGGGCTTCCAGCTGGCTATGGCCGATATCCATTTTCAATGGTCTCACCAGACCCGGAAACCCGGATATTTCCTACTACTACCCGACCAATGACCTCGTGACTGCACCGGAAATTCTGTTTTTCTGGGTAGCCAGAATGATTATTGCCGGATATGAATATACAGGCAAAAAGCCTTTTACCAATGTTTACCTGACCGGGATTGTTCGCGACGACAAAAGGAGGAAAATGAGCAAATCGCTCGGCAACTCCCCTGACCCACTGGATCTTATCGACCAATACGGCGCAGATGGTGTCCGTGTAGGTATGCTGCTAAGTTCTCCCGCAGGCAATGACCTGCTGTTTAAAGAGTCTCTCGTAGAACAAGGTCGCAACTTTGCCAATAAAGTATGGAACGCTTACCGACTGGTAAATGGCTGGACTACCGCTCCGGATGCTCCCACAGGTCAGGATACCGTAGCCATCCGCTGGATGGATTCACGACTGAATGAAACTGCCGCTGAAATCCGCGATCATTTCTCCAGGTTCCGCATCTCTGATGCGCTAATGAGTGTTTACAAACTGGTGTGGGATGACTTCTGCAATTTGTTTCTGGAGATGATCAAACCGCCTCAGGGAGAACCAGTCAGTGAAACCACCTATTCACATACGGTAACGCTGTTTGAAAAATGCCTTCAGTTGCTCCATCCCTTTATGCCATTTCTTACGGAAGAAATCTGGCAGGGACTCCGTGAACGTACTCCAGGTGCGTTCATCGCCATTGACCGCCTGTTTACGGAAATAGAGCCGGAAAAACAACTCCTCAAAGACATGGCGTTGATTCACAATACCATCACGGAAGTAAGAGCCTACTGGAACGATCAAAGGTCCAAGCAGTCAGCGGAAGAAGAAAAACAGGATTTGGCGCTTTATATCAAATCTGACAACCAGGAGGTTTTTCAGACTTACGCCGATATTCTCAAAAAATTCCTCCGTACAGACACCATTGTCTTTGTTCAGGAAAAACCGGAAGGAGCGGGAACCCTTCAACTCGACACAACAGAAATTTACATTCCGCTGCCCAAGCTGGATGTAGGTGCTGAAAGAGCCAAAATCCTGCAAGACATCGAATATTTTGAAGGATTCCTCGTCAAAGTCAATAAAAACCTGCTAAATGAGCGGTTTGTAGCCAGTGCACCCGCCAATGTCATCGAACGCGAACGGCAAAAACAGGCAGATGCAGAAGCAAAACTAAGTCTGCTGCGGGAAAGACTCGTTGAAATAGGCAACTGA
- a CDS encoding T9SS type A sorting domain-containing protein: MKTSSILAFVLIATLFVIITPSTSIAQVVEEGEFVYTPYDDVDDIYNDKKTETGKLQNANLPQLTASPNPSYGDIMKIWYSRLTGSSKISVYDASGKLFHTSTVGSNRETQGVVNFSISNLAAGLYIIQLSDGVNNVIRKVIIR; this comes from the coding sequence ATGAAAACATCATCTATTCTCGCTTTCGTACTTATCGCAACTCTTTTTGTGATCATCACTCCCAGTACTTCTATCGCTCAGGTTGTAGAAGAAGGTGAATTTGTGTACACACCTTATGACGATGTGGATGATATTTACAATGACAAAAAAACCGAAACTGGCAAACTCCAAAATGCCAACCTTCCACAGCTTACAGCTTCTCCCAATCCCAGCTATGGCGATATCATGAAGATCTGGTATAGCCGCCTTACCGGAAGCTCCAAAATCTCCGTGTATGATGCCAGCGGCAAATTGTTTCACACCTCTACTGTAGGCTCAAACAGAGAAACACAGGGAGTCGTAAACTTCTCTATCTCCAATCTCGCAGCCGGGCTCTATATCATCCAGTTGAGCGATGGGGTAAACAATGTCATACGAAAAGTTATCATCAGATAA
- a CDS encoding tetratricopeptide repeat protein has translation MRTVFTLIFLIPTLVFARDFTGSLDSLARLLTDEVMEENVSVSLKLAQGYMAKNPEKAMQYSLRALELSTQLKLHERSAQAFDFLGRIHDHKGNLILATDCFERGLEMAKSAQNDKLIAHLNNSLGVVHSKKGDNKQALVHFITAKNKWESLGNYRQTAIILNNMCALNVKLKNYDAAISAVNSALDVNKEDNDAGRSIRGQSYNNKGSVYEETGQYDKALENYIMALEEKKSDNNPLSLIPALTSIASVHARMGDEPESQRYYDDALAIARQSQDKYWLHYLYKLYGERLEAKGAYDQSKEYYLKSLDLASVMDAKNSILELRKNLSRVYARTSDYEAALMHQMIYSELKDSIVNEKSLKQLSEIQSLYQFEEQQKKIYKLEAEKEISKIQKLGLLLLSLLLLVAAAGFFSRYRIKQRSNLMLESQKKEIQDRNHEIEYKNQRLESQKDEIEAKNQLLEQQARAINSQNRQLKQTNDELEQFAYAASHDLREPLRTIRSYMQLLEKRYTEKLDTSAREFINYATGGAVRMDELLQDLLEYSRIGRMDSQKVSVNLNILMNSIVDNLSHQIKENNATIDIQQLPELYGFRAELSILFQNLISNAIKFCKPGIAPHISVQAKSENGQFQISVSDNGIGIEEKYQDQIFSLFKRLHTREEYDGSGLGLAICYKIVQNHGGKIWLDSEPGVGSTFYVLLPFKAENISES, from the coding sequence ATGCGTACAGTTTTTACTCTGATTTTTTTGATTCCTACTCTTGTCTTTGCCAGGGATTTTACCGGGTCTTTGGATAGTCTTGCTCGTCTGTTGACTGACGAAGTGATGGAGGAAAATGTATCCGTCTCTTTGAAGCTGGCACAGGGGTATATGGCTAAAAACCCTGAAAAGGCGATGCAATATTCTCTTAGGGCGTTGGAATTGTCCACCCAGCTGAAACTGCACGAAAGAAGTGCGCAGGCTTTTGACTTTCTGGGAAGGATTCATGACCATAAAGGGAATCTGATATTGGCAACCGACTGCTTTGAGAGGGGGTTGGAAATGGCAAAGTCTGCGCAAAACGACAAACTGATTGCGCACCTTAATAACAGCCTGGGGGTTGTTCACAGCAAAAAAGGTGATAATAAACAGGCGTTGGTGCACTTTATTACTGCCAAAAACAAGTGGGAAAGCCTTGGGAACTATCGCCAGACAGCCATTATTCTTAATAATATGTGCGCGCTGAATGTCAAGCTTAAAAACTATGACGCCGCGATCTCGGCAGTAAACAGCGCCCTCGATGTCAACAAAGAAGATAATGATGCCGGAAGATCCATTCGTGGCCAGTCCTACAACAATAAAGGATCTGTATATGAGGAAACCGGACAATACGACAAGGCCTTAGAAAATTATATAATGGCCCTGGAGGAAAAAAAGTCAGATAACAACCCGCTTTCACTTATCCCTGCTCTGACCAGTATAGCTTCTGTACATGCCCGTATGGGCGATGAGCCGGAATCCCAGCGTTATTACGATGATGCACTTGCCATTGCACGTCAATCCCAGGACAAATATTGGCTCCATTACCTCTACAAGCTATATGGAGAGCGGCTGGAAGCCAAAGGCGCTTATGATCAGTCGAAAGAGTATTACCTCAAAAGTTTGGATCTGGCTTCTGTAATGGATGCCAAAAACTCAATTCTGGAATTGCGCAAAAACTTATCCCGTGTTTATGCCAGAACCAGTGACTATGAAGCGGCATTGATGCACCAAATGATTTACTCCGAACTAAAGGATTCGATTGTCAATGAGAAATCACTAAAGCAACTCTCCGAAATTCAATCGCTATACCAGTTTGAAGAACAGCAAAAGAAGATATACAAACTTGAAGCAGAAAAAGAAATCAGTAAAATACAGAAACTTGGCCTTCTCCTTTTGAGTTTGCTTCTCCTGGTTGCCGCCGCCGGCTTTTTCAGCAGGTACCGGATAAAACAACGGTCCAATCTTATGCTTGAATCGCAAAAGAAGGAAATACAGGACCGTAATCATGAAATCGAATATAAAAACCAACGCCTCGAATCCCAAAAGGATGAAATCGAAGCTAAAAATCAATTGTTAGAGCAGCAGGCCCGGGCAATCAACAGCCAGAACAGGCAGTTGAAGCAAACCAATGACGAACTGGAGCAGTTTGCCTACGCTGCTTCCCATGACCTCAGGGAGCCGCTTCGAACCATTCGCAGTTATATGCAACTGCTGGAAAAAAGATATACGGAGAAACTGGATACCTCCGCCCGGGAATTTATTAATTACGCTACCGGTGGAGCGGTAAGAATGGATGAATTGCTGCAGGATTTGCTGGAGTATTCCCGTATCGGGCGAATGGACTCCCAGAAAGTTTCTGTCAACCTGAATATCCTGATGAACTCTATCGTCGACAACCTCTCCCATCAGATTAAAGAAAATAATGCGACAATTGACATTCAGCAGCTGCCAGAACTTTATGGGTTTCGCGCAGAATTGTCTATTCTTTTCCAAAACCTTATCAGCAATGCGATCAAGTTTTGTAAGCCAGGTATCGCACCTCATATTTCCGTTCAGGCAAAATCAGAAAATGGACAATTTCAGATATCAGTATCTGATAATGGTATCGGCATAGAAGAAAAATATCAAGACCAGATTTTTAGTCTGTTTAAACGACTCCATACCCGCGAGGAGTACGATGGCAGTGGTCTCGGTCTGGCAATCTGTTACAAGATTGTACAAAATCATGGCGGAAAAATCTGGCTGGACTCAGAACCTGGTGTTGGTTCTACTTTTTATGTATTGCTCCCATTTAAGGCTGAAAATATCTCAGAGAGCTGA